In one window of Chryseobacterium sp. JV274 DNA:
- a CDS encoding biopolymer transporter ExbD, with protein sequence MAEVIAQEKQGSKQKKKMIRVDMTPMVDLGFLLITFFMFTTNFTKPNVMDLGLPAKDPNPHPTDIPVIGDKDQITFILGKDNRVFYHQSNATDLTTGNLKETDFSGIKISKIISEAYKNAPAPKNFTVIVKPTDEANYKNFVDMLDNLAISKKERYGVTDIKPWETKIYKELTQ encoded by the coding sequence ATGGCAGAAGTAATTGCACAAGAAAAACAAGGCAGCAAACAAAAGAAAAAAATGATCAGAGTAGACATGACTCCTATGGTAGATCTGGGATTCTTACTCATCACGTTCTTCATGTTCACCACAAACTTTACAAAACCTAATGTAATGGATTTAGGATTACCGGCAAAAGATCCAAACCCTCATCCTACGGACATTCCCGTAATTGGAGATAAAGACCAGATTACATTTATCCTTGGAAAAGATAATCGTGTGTTTTATCATCAAAGTAATGCTACAGACTTAACTACAGGAAATCTTAAAGAAACAGATTTCAGTGGAATAAAAATTTCAAAAATTATTTCTGAAGCTTATAAAAATGCACCGGCACCTAAAAACTTCACCGTAATTGTGAAGCCAACAGACGAAGCCAATTATAAGAATTTTGTGGATATGCTGGACAACCTGGCCATTTCCAAAAAAGAACGATATGGCGTGACCGATATCAAGCCTTGGGAAACAAAGATTTACAAGGAATTAACTCAATAA
- a CDS encoding T9SS type A sorting domain-containing protein translates to MRHYIFTFSFLTYSLFTAQTAPSIEWQKALGGTQGETAHYTQQTSDGGYIMAGDTSSNDGDVSGNHGEGDGWVVKMDGSGNIQWQKALGGSNNDIIQSIRQTTDGGYIAAGSSKSTDGDTTVNHGNFDFWVVKLDNSGNIQWQKSLGGSGIDEAQSIQQTAEGGYIVAGTSSSNDGDVSGNQGGQDYWVVKLDSSGNIQWQKSLGGSDSDQLNSVQQTFDGGYIIAGTTVSTDGHITVSYGNNDFWVVKLDLSGNIQWEKTLGNIGDNLGYSAQQTFDGGYIVVGTSYDPTNIENGLPDYWVVKLNNSGVIQWDKYLGGSLHDNAITIRQTPEWEYIVGGWTISNNGQVTGNHGDLDYWIVKLDTNGNLKWEKTLGGPDTEYFSSIELTNDNGYIVSGNTFSTSGDITGNHGLIDAWVVKLSPEQLGISENHPTNKPNLYPNPSKDFFYADHLPKETVISITDMSGRKLFSQKYNEEKIKINTATFSEGIYIVQIKNKDGIILSKKITVSR, encoded by the coding sequence ATGAGACATTATATATTTACTTTTTCATTCCTTACCTATTCATTATTTACAGCTCAGACTGCTCCATCGATAGAATGGCAAAAAGCCTTAGGAGGAACTCAGGGCGAAACCGCGCATTATACCCAGCAAACTTCTGATGGAGGGTACATCATGGCCGGAGATACATCATCAAACGACGGAGATGTTAGTGGAAACCATGGTGAAGGAGATGGATGGGTAGTAAAAATGGATGGCAGTGGAAATATACAATGGCAAAAAGCACTGGGAGGAAGTAATAATGATATAATTCAGTCTATCCGCCAGACTACAGATGGAGGATACATTGCCGCCGGATCTTCTAAATCTACAGACGGAGATACTACTGTAAACCATGGAAATTTTGATTTCTGGGTGGTAAAATTGGATAACTCCGGAAACATACAATGGCAGAAATCTTTAGGAGGAAGCGGTATTGATGAAGCTCAATCTATTCAGCAGACTGCCGAAGGAGGGTATATTGTTGCCGGAACCTCCAGTTCTAATGATGGGGATGTGAGTGGGAATCAGGGAGGACAGGATTATTGGGTTGTAAAATTGGATAGCTCCGGAAATATACAATGGCAGAAGTCATTGGGAGGAAGTGACAGCGATCAGCTGAATTCTGTTCAGCAAACTTTTGACGGAGGATACATTATTGCAGGAACCACCGTATCTACAGATGGTCATATTACTGTAAGCTACGGAAACAACGATTTTTGGGTGGTAAAACTTGATCTTTCCGGAAATATACAATGGGAAAAAACACTGGGTAATATTGGTGATAATTTGGGATATTCTGCACAACAGACTTTCGATGGCGGTTATATTGTGGTGGGTACTTCTTATGACCCCACAAACATTGAAAACGGTCTTCCTGATTATTGGGTAGTAAAACTAAATAATAGCGGAGTTATACAGTGGGATAAATATTTGGGTGGAAGCCTTCATGACAACGCAATAACAATAAGACAAACCCCTGAATGGGAATATATTGTCGGAGGCTGGACAATTTCCAATAACGGACAGGTAACTGGAAATCATGGCGATCTGGACTATTGGATCGTAAAACTGGATACTAATGGAAACCTGAAATGGGAAAAAACTCTGGGAGGTCCAGACACCGAATACTTTAGCTCTATTGAGCTAACCAATGATAATGGATATATTGTTTCAGGAAATACATTTTCTACAAGTGGAGATATTACAGGAAATCATGGGTTAATTGATGCCTGGGTTGTGAAACTAAGCCCGGAACAATTAGGAATCTCAGAAAACCACCCGACAAATAAGCCTAACCTCTACCCTAACCCCTCAAAGGATTTCTTTTATGCGGATCATCTTCCCAAAGAAACAGTTATCAGCATCACGGATATGTCCGGAAGAAAACTTTTCTCTCAAAAATATAACGAAGAAAAAATAAAAATCAATACTGCTACATTCTCAGAAGGAATCTACATTGTGCAGATCAAAAACAAAGACGGAATCATTCTCTCCAAGAAAATAACAGTCAGCAGATAA
- a CDS encoding T9SS type A sorting domain-containing protein, with product MRNFTVILSLFLTSILSAQTAPSIQWQKSMGGSNVDMFHFVEQTSDGGYIISGSTFSNNGDLTGNFGSRDAWILKLSFNGSIEWQKSLGGSQAELFQSIRETSDGGYILAGGSTSVDGDLTNNNGLEDYWIVKLDSVGNIEWQKSMGGSDRDIAQDILQTSDEGYIIAGTSYSTDGDILGSHGGSDIWIIKTNSTGNIQWQKSLGSSSAEEVQSIQQTSDNGYIIGGTTGNIADGDVTQIYGGTDYWIVKLDSDGNIQWQKSLGGTGFDVVHSIQQTFDGGYIVAGVYERAIPPYALNSDYGIIKLASNGDIQWQKFFGGSNSEVANSIQQTADGGYIIAGFSNSNNGDVLGNHGNSDFWILKTDNTGTLQWQKSLGGTGNESAGSIRKTVDGGYIIIGYSSSNNGDVSGNHGNIDGWIVKLGPQQLGISESQKMNQPNLYPNPAKDFFYVDHLPKGTVMDIIDMSGRKLLSKKNNEEKIKINTSIFSEGIYIVQIKNKDGIIFSKKITVSR from the coding sequence ATGAGAAACTTTACGGTGATTCTATCATTATTCTTAACTTCTATTTTGTCCGCCCAGACTGCTCCTTCCATTCAATGGCAAAAATCTATGGGCGGAAGTAATGTAGATATGTTTCATTTTGTTGAGCAAACTTCCGACGGGGGATACATTATTTCAGGTTCTACCTTTTCCAATAATGGAGACCTTACGGGAAATTTTGGCAGCAGGGACGCATGGATTCTTAAGTTGAGTTTCAACGGAAGCATAGAGTGGCAAAAATCATTAGGAGGCAGCCAGGCAGAATTATTCCAGTCTATACGGGAAACTTCCGATGGAGGTTATATTCTCGCGGGAGGATCAACTTCTGTAGATGGCGATCTTACCAACAACAACGGTCTTGAAGATTATTGGATTGTAAAATTAGATTCAGTTGGAAATATAGAATGGCAAAAATCTATGGGTGGAAGCGATCGTGATATTGCACAAGATATTTTGCAAACGTCTGACGAAGGATACATTATTGCCGGAACAAGCTATTCTACTGATGGTGATATACTGGGAAGCCATGGAGGTTCAGATATCTGGATCATTAAAACAAATTCCACAGGAAATATACAATGGCAAAAGTCTTTAGGCAGTAGTTCAGCCGAAGAAGTACAATCTATTCAACAAACTTCTGATAATGGATATATTATTGGAGGGACCACCGGAAATATTGCAGATGGAGATGTCACACAGATATATGGAGGAACAGACTATTGGATCGTAAAACTGGATTCGGATGGGAATATACAATGGCAGAAATCTTTAGGCGGAACCGGATTTGATGTTGTCCATTCTATCCAACAGACTTTTGATGGAGGTTATATTGTTGCTGGAGTATACGAAAGGGCAATTCCTCCCTATGCTCTAAATTCCGATTATGGCATCATAAAACTAGCCAGTAATGGAGATATACAGTGGCAAAAATTTTTTGGAGGAAGCAACAGTGAGGTCGCCAACTCTATTCAGCAAACCGCTGATGGGGGATATATTATTGCAGGATTTTCCAATTCTAACAATGGCGACGTGCTAGGAAATCATGGTAACAGTGATTTCTGGATTTTAAAAACAGATAATACCGGAACGCTTCAATGGCAAAAATCTTTAGGCGGAACTGGTAATGAGAGCGCAGGATCTATCCGAAAGACAGTGGATGGTGGATATATTATTATTGGATATTCCAGCTCCAACAATGGAGATGTTTCAGGGAACCACGGAAACATTGACGGGTGGATCGTAAAATTAGGCCCGCAACAATTAGGAATCTCGGAAAGTCAGAAAATGAATCAACCTAACCTCTACCCAAATCCGGCAAAAGATTTCTTTTATGTGGACCATCTTCCAAAAGGAACTGTTATGGACATTATTGATATGTCAGGAAGAAAACTTTTATCCAAAAAAAATAATGAGGAAAAAATAAAAATCAATACTTCTATATTCTCAGAAGGAATCTATATTGTGCAAATAAAAAACAAAGACGGAATCATTTTCTCAAAGAAAATAACCGTCAGCAGATAG
- a CDS encoding alpha/beta fold hydrolase — protein MLNFERKGNGKETFVLLHGFMENLSIWSDMEHHLSKDFSLLKIDLPGHGQSEILAEVHTMELMAEEVKKVLDNQHVEKVHLLGHSMGGYTSLAFAEKYPNSLKSLTLFFSTYFPDDEEKKQQRIKSYRIIKDAFAHYVRAGIPNLFNPNERDILEGKIEIALETALSTNNLGALACVKGMVERTDKKHILENLEAKILVLAGKHDNAVKTDMMIKHLPDRTNIKSYILDCGHNGHWEKPGICAEIINTELLHNLPKKLVL, from the coding sequence ATGCTGAACTTTGAAAGAAAAGGAAACGGAAAAGAAACATTTGTACTTCTTCACGGATTTATGGAAAACCTATCCATCTGGAGCGATATGGAGCATCATCTTTCCAAAGATTTTTCACTGCTCAAAATTGACCTTCCCGGCCACGGACAGTCTGAAATTCTTGCGGAAGTTCATACCATGGAACTGATGGCCGAAGAAGTAAAAAAAGTTTTAGACAATCAGCATGTAGAAAAAGTTCACCTTTTGGGACATTCTATGGGAGGATACACCTCTCTTGCTTTTGCAGAAAAATACCCCAACTCTTTAAAAAGCTTAACTTTATTTTTCTCTACTTATTTTCCGGATGATGAAGAGAAAAAACAACAGCGCATCAAAAGCTACAGGATCATTAAGGATGCATTTGCCCATTATGTAAGGGCTGGCATTCCCAATTTATTTAATCCTAATGAAAGAGATATTCTGGAAGGGAAAATTGAAATTGCTCTTGAAACAGCCCTATCTACCAATAATCTGGGGGCTCTTGCCTGTGTAAAAGGCATGGTAGAAAGAACCGACAAAAAACATATCCTGGAAAATCTGGAAGCTAAAATTTTAGTATTAGCCGGCAAGCATGATAACGCAGTGAAAACTGACATGATGATCAAACATCTTCCAGACAGGACAAATATCAAATCTTATATTCTGGACTGCGGACACAACGGACATTGGGAAAAGCCCGGCATCTGTGCTGAAATCATCAATACGGAACTTCTCCACAACCTTCCTAAAAAACTTGTTTTATAA
- a CDS encoding patatin-like phospholipase family protein, which produces MALFSFKKKKPPAPPVIGLTLSGGGMRGIAHIAVLKALEEYNLKPHIISGTSAGSIIGAFYSFGKTPDEMMEIVRQTSFFSRSALKLSKNGIFSSNFILKLLKDYLPEDNFNILRIPIYVAATEMTHGIVDFFSEGELFGPLLASSSVPFILPPVRIGEKIYVDGGVLDNLPIEPIMDKCNFLIASHVNSISYDQLNKMSLMKEFDRILHLAIAKSVYSKAKYCNIFLDPPKMTKYSLFNKRYMDEMFQQVYEYTCQELEEKGFRKVL; this is translated from the coding sequence ATGGCTTTATTTTCATTCAAAAAAAAGAAACCACCGGCACCACCGGTTATCGGGCTTACACTTTCAGGCGGAGGAATGCGTGGGATTGCCCATATTGCCGTACTGAAAGCTCTTGAAGAATATAATCTGAAACCGCACATTATCTCCGGAACCAGCGCAGGTTCTATTATTGGTGCTTTTTATTCTTTTGGAAAAACACCGGATGAGATGATGGAAATTGTACGTCAGACCTCTTTTTTTTCCCGATCAGCTTTAAAATTATCAAAAAACGGAATTTTCAGCTCCAATTTTATTCTAAAACTGCTTAAAGATTATTTACCGGAAGACAATTTCAACATTTTAAGAATCCCTATATATGTTGCTGCGACAGAGATGACCCATGGTATTGTGGACTTTTTCTCTGAAGGAGAACTTTTCGGTCCATTACTGGCTTCTTCCAGTGTTCCTTTTATTCTTCCTCCGGTAAGGATAGGGGAAAAAATTTATGTAGATGGCGGTGTTCTGGATAATCTTCCCATTGAACCTATCATGGATAAATGCAACTTCCTTATTGCATCCCATGTGAACTCCATCAGCTACGATCAATTAAACAAAATGAGTCTGATGAAAGAATTTGACAGAATCCTTCACTTAGCCATTGCAAAATCTGTGTATTCTAAGGCAAAATACTGTAATATTTTTTTAGATCCGCCTAAGATGACGAAATACAGCCTTTTCAACAAACGATATATGGATGAAATGTTTCAGCAGGTGTATGAATATACCTGTCAGGAACTTGAAGAGAAAGGATTTCGTAAAGTTTTGTGA